In Homo sapiens chromosome 19 genomic scaffold, GRCh38.p14 alternate locus group ALT_REF_LOCI_16 HSCHR19KIR_GRC212_BA1_HAP_CTG3_1, one DNA window encodes the following:
- the KIR3DL1 gene encoding killer cell immunoglobulin-like receptor 3DL1 isoform 2 precursor (isoform 2 precursor is encoded by transcript variant 2 (alternate allele); The RefSeq protein has 1 substitution compared to this genomic sequence) — protein MLLMVVSMACVGFFLVQRAGPHVGGQDKPFLSAWPSAVVPRGGHVTLRCHYRHRFNNFMLYKEDRIHVPIFHGRLFQESFNMSPVTTAHAGNYTCRGSHPHSPTGWSAPSNPVVIMVTGNHRKPSLLAHPGPLVKSGERVILQCWSDIMFEHFFLHKEGISKDPSRLVGQIHDGVSKANFSIGPMMLALAGTYRCYGSVTHTPYQLSAPSDPLDIVVTGPYEKPSLSAQPGPKVQAGESVTLSCSSRSSYDMYHLSREGGAHERRLPAVRKVNRTFQADFPLGPATHGGTYRCFGSFRHSPYEWSDPSDPLLVSVTGNPSSSWPSPTEPSSKSGNPRHLHILIGTSVVIILFILLLFFLLHLWCSNKKNAAVMDQEPAGNRTANSEDSDEQDPEEVTYAQLDHCVFTQRKITRPSQRPKTPPTDTILYTELPNAKPRSKVVSCP, from the exons ATGTTGCTCATGGTCGTCAGCATGGCGTGTGTTG GGTTCTTCTTGGTCCAGAGGGCCGGTCCACACGTGG GTGGTCAGGACAAGCCCTTCCTGTCTGCCTGGCCCAGCGCTGTGGTGCCTCGAGGAGGACACGTGACTCTTCGGTGTCACTATCGTCATAGGTTTAACAATTTCATGCTATACAAAGAAGACAGAATCCACGTTCCCATCTTCCATGGCAGATTATTCCAGGAGAGCTTCAACATGAGCCCTGTGACCACAGCACATGCAGGGAACTACACATGTCGGGGTTCACACCCACACTCCCCCACTGGGTGGTCGGCACCCAGCAACCCCGTGGTGATCATGGTCACAG GAAACCACAGAAAACCTTCCCTCCTGGCCCACCCAGGTCCCCTGGTGAAATCAGGAGAGAGAGTCATCCTGCAATGTTGGTCAGATATCATGTTTGAGCACTTCTTTCTGCACAAAGAGGGGATCTCTAAGGACCCCTCACGCCTCGTTGGACAGATCCATGATGGGGTCTCCAAGGCCAATTTCTCCATCGGTCCCATGATGCTTGCCCTTGCAGGGACCTACAGATGCTACGGTTCTGTTACTCACACCCCCTATCAGTTGTCAGCTCCCAGTGATCCCCTGGACATCGTGGTCACAG GTCCATATGAGAAACCTTCTCTCTCAGCCCAGCCGGGCCCCAAGGTTCAGGCAGGAGAGAGCGTGACCTTGTCCTGCAGCTCCCGGAGCTCCTATGACATGTACCATCTATCCAGGGAGGGGGGAGCCCATGAACGTAGGCTCCCTGCAGTGCGCAAGGTCAACAGAACATTCAAGGCAGATTTCCCTCTGGGCCCTGCCACCCACGGAGGGACCTACAGATGCTTCGGCTCTTTCCGTCACTCTCCCTACGAGTGGTCAGACCCGAGTGACCCACTGCTTGTTTCTGTCACAG GAAACCCTTCAAGTAGTTGGCCTTCACCCACAGAACCAAGCTCCAAATCTG GTAACCCCAGACACCTGCACATTCTGATTGGGACCTCAGTGGTCATCatcctcttcatcctcctcctcttctttctccttcatctCTGGTGCTCCAACAAAAAAA ATGCTGCTGTAATGGACCAAGAGCCTGCAGGGAACAGAACAGCCAACAGCGAG GACTCTGATGAACAAGACCCTGAGGAGGTGACATACGCACAGTTGGATCACTGCGTTTTCACACAGAGAAAAATCACTCGCCCTTCTCAGAGGCCCAAGACACCCCCTACAGATACCATCTTGTACACGGAACTTCCAAATGCTAAGCCCAGATCCAAAGTTGTCTCCTGCCCATGA